A single region of the Salinibacter sp. 10B genome encodes:
- the cas4 gene encoding CRISPR-associated protein Cas4, whose protein sequence is MSAPNSAPPRSSFRVGGMLVGYYVLCPRKAWLSMRGLWMEQESTTVALGRQIDENSYEREQKEIMLTAEAPNGTPLIGKVDWARLDAGVLHETKKSPSAEEAHKWQLRFYLWLLALNEVTGPQGEPFAGELNYPKQRRTEDVRLTNAHTERLQEIVQSLQALSRQKSPPPRREERSFCQKCAFEELCYG, encoded by the coding sequence ATGTCCGCTCCCAATTCTGCTCCGCCTCGTTCCTCGTTTCGCGTGGGAGGAATGCTCGTCGGCTACTACGTGCTCTGCCCGCGCAAGGCCTGGCTCTCGATGCGGGGCCTGTGGATGGAGCAGGAGTCGACCACCGTCGCGCTTGGGCGGCAGATCGATGAGAACAGCTACGAGCGAGAGCAAAAGGAGATCATGCTCACGGCTGAAGCGCCGAACGGCACGCCCCTCATTGGCAAAGTCGACTGGGCTCGGCTCGACGCCGGCGTCCTCCACGAAACCAAAAAGAGCCCCTCTGCTGAGGAGGCCCACAAGTGGCAACTCCGGTTTTACCTGTGGCTTCTCGCCCTAAACGAGGTGACAGGACCGCAGGGCGAGCCGTTTGCCGGCGAGCTCAACTACCCGAAGCAGCGCCGCACCGAAGACGTCCGTCTTACAAACGCCCACACCGAGCGCTTGCAGGAGATTGTCCAGTCGCTTCAAGCGCTCTCGCGCCAGAAGTCTCCGCCCCCGCGGCGAGAGGAGCGCTCGTTCTGCCAAAAGTGTGCATTCGAGGAGCTTTGTTACGGGTGA
- the cas1b gene encoding type I-B CRISPR-associated endonuclease Cas1b: protein MKRPYYLFSNGRLCRNQNTLCLERATDARSPGAEVAGDRLPLSEIPHRINPESPTGGDGAPQGQSDPAEEPVATGAGRQRDEDAASQEESGAVSNSLTSDDGQPSGELTGESIPFPIESAESIYCFGEIDVNSKLVSFLSKHHVPLFFFDYYGNYTASLYPKEHLLSGRLTVEQVRHHTNQERRLRLARSFVEAALANIRRVLRYYASRLEEGTEGIEEAIRKIESIKKRAQEAEGPATLMGLEGQARRRYYRTWPTLLGGAGENFSFERRSRQPPSNPLNALISFGNSLCYSVALRQLYHTALDPTVSYLHEPGDRRFSLALDLAEVFKPLLVDRAIFRLVKTRQIQPDDFEERLGGVYLTESGRKTFVEHWDERLRQTIEHRRLERKISYERLVRLDAYRLTRHLCAPEDDPYEGFEMWW from the coding sequence ATGAAGCGCCCGTACTACCTCTTTTCCAACGGTCGGCTTTGCCGCAATCAAAACACACTCTGTCTTGAACGAGCGACCGACGCCCGCTCTCCCGGGGCCGAGGTGGCGGGGGACCGGCTTCCTTTGAGTGAGATTCCACACCGAATCAATCCGGAATCGCCGACAGGGGGCGACGGGGCTCCGCAAGGCCAATCGGACCCGGCCGAAGAACCAGTCGCCACTGGAGCGGGACGGCAGAGAGACGAGGACGCCGCTTCCCAGGAAGAGTCTGGGGCAGTCAGCAACTCATTGACCTCCGACGACGGCCAACCCAGTGGAGAATTAACCGGCGAGTCGATTCCATTTCCGATCGAGAGCGCCGAGTCAATCTACTGCTTCGGGGAAATTGACGTCAACTCGAAGCTGGTGAGCTTCCTCTCGAAGCACCACGTTCCACTTTTCTTTTTCGACTACTACGGCAACTACACCGCCAGCCTCTACCCGAAGGAGCACCTCTTAAGCGGACGCCTTACCGTCGAGCAGGTACGCCACCACACCAACCAGGAGAGGCGCCTGCGCCTGGCGCGCTCGTTTGTGGAGGCGGCCCTGGCCAACATTCGCCGCGTGCTTCGCTACTACGCTTCGCGCCTGGAGGAGGGCACCGAAGGGATCGAGGAGGCAATCAGAAAGATCGAGTCGATCAAAAAACGGGCTCAGGAGGCCGAGGGCCCGGCCACGCTTATGGGACTGGAGGGCCAGGCCCGGCGGCGGTACTACCGGACTTGGCCAACGCTCCTGGGCGGGGCCGGCGAAAACTTCTCCTTCGAACGGCGCAGCCGACAGCCGCCCTCCAACCCGCTCAATGCCCTGATCAGCTTCGGAAACAGCCTTTGCTACAGCGTGGCACTTCGCCAGCTCTATCACACGGCTCTCGACCCGACGGTCTCCTATCTTCACGAACCGGGGGACCGGCGGTTTTCCCTTGCCCTCGACCTGGCAGAGGTTTTCAAGCCGCTTCTGGTCGACCGGGCAATCTTCCGCCTCGTCAAGACACGTCAGATCCAACCCGACGATTTTGAGGAGCGTCTCGGGGGAGTGTACCTCACCGAAAGCGGGCGCAAGACCTTCGTAGAACACTGGGACGAGCGCCTGCGCCAGACGATTGAGCACCGGCGCCTCGAACGTAAAATTAGCTACGAGCGCCTCGTGCGTCTCGACGCCTATCGCCTCACGCGTCACCTTTGTGCTCCGGAGGACGACCCGTACGAAGGGTTCGAGATGTGGTGGTAA
- the cas2 gene encoding CRISPR-associated endonuclease Cas2 codes for MYFVAAYDVDERRVGKMLKIFRRYLTWVQNSVFEGELTEAQFAELKAEAEALMDPATDSVIFWNLQAQKYCDRETLGQERGTTGRML; via the coding sequence ATGTACTTCGTAGCGGCCTACGACGTCGACGAACGGCGGGTCGGAAAGATGCTTAAGATCTTTCGGCGCTACCTGACCTGGGTGCAGAATTCGGTCTTTGAGGGGGAGCTGACCGAAGCGCAATTTGCCGAGCTCAAAGCGGAAGCAGAGGCGTTGATGGACCCGGCCACCGATTCGGTAATCTTCTGGAACCTGCAGGCCCAGAAGTATTGCGATCGCGAGACGTTGGGCCAAGAGCGGGGAACGACGGGCCGGATGCTATAA
- a CDS encoding UPF0175 family protein, producing the protein MENRSGRVDVTRLGSRLILLPLKEVAMSKLTVDIPDDVASSLRLPPDTAEKEVRKELALTLYARRLLPLGKARKLSGLSRRDFEALLGERQVPRDYTEEELEEDLRYAFGNDSESSSTRKLDE; encoded by the coding sequence ATGGAGAATCGTTCCGGCCGGGTGGACGTAACACGCCTTGGATCTCGTCTTATTCTACTGCCCCTAAAAGAGGTCGCTATGAGCAAACTAACAGTGGACATCCCCGACGACGTGGCCTCTTCCCTCCGGCTCCCCCCTGATACGGCTGAGAAAGAAGTGCGCAAAGAATTGGCCCTCACACTTTATGCTCGACGCCTTCTTCCTCTCGGCAAGGCCCGGAAATTGTCTGGACTCTCTCGTCGGGACTTCGAGGCACTACTCGGAGAGCGTCAAGTGCCCCGTGACTATACCGAAGAAGAGTTGGAAGAAGACCTGCGTTACGCCTTCGGTAACGACTCCGAATCCTCGTCAACTCGAAAGCTCGACGAATGA
- a CDS encoding DUF3368 domain-containing protein — translation MTVVSDTSVLIHLARIDRFNLLHHLFSELTVPETVWHETVSEGKGQPGAPELQSARASGWIEVASVNTETGTWRLLHQALDEGEADALALANQRGADLVLLDESAARNRAEDLGLRKTGTIGVLLRAKREGLIDRIQPALDALRATSFWIDESLYRHALNAVGELPEET, via the coding sequence ATGACTGTCGTCAGTGATACGTCCGTTCTGATCCACCTCGCTCGGATCGACCGCTTCAATCTCCTTCATCACCTTTTTTCTGAACTCACGGTTCCCGAGACAGTCTGGCATGAGACTGTCTCGGAAGGGAAGGGGCAGCCCGGGGCACCAGAACTACAGTCAGCCCGTGCGTCTGGCTGGATCGAGGTGGCTTCCGTTAATACGGAGACCGGTACCTGGCGACTTCTGCATCAGGCGCTCGACGAAGGGGAAGCCGATGCTCTCGCGTTGGCGAACCAACGAGGAGCTGACCTTGTGCTTCTCGATGAGTCTGCCGCCCGAAACCGAGCGGAGGACCTTGGACTTCGAAAGACCGGGACCATTGGCGTGCTTCTCCGTGCGAAGCGGGAAGGTCTGATCGATCGGATCCAACCCGCACTCGACGCATTACGAGCGACATCTTTTTGGATCGATGAGTCGCTCTATCGGCATGCGCTGAATGCTGTGGGGGAACTTCCGGAGGAGACATAA
- a CDS encoding FG-GAP-like repeat-containing protein, translating to MKADDARSESGFEGGDVKVGVLSDSYNQSGASRTAQDDIDSGDLPPSGRIDILDDTEPGDDEGRAMMQIIHDIAPGADLAFHTASGGQANFAQGIRDLENAGSSVITDDIYYFAEPMFQDGVIAEAVEDVSKDGVAYFSAAGNRARQSHTQSFSSSGSSGPNGGTLHDFGGGDTRQQVSIPTGEEIWFSFQWVDPYASVSSSGVGADTDLNIYLVDQADSIVARSEIDNIGGDPIEVITFENDGSIDADGDGSADTQFDLQIELSEGPAPDRMTYIYGGGDLSIDEYQNPGPSTFGHYNAEGSHSVAAAAYFNTPEFGTDPPQVNSFSSEGGVPIYFDDDGNRLSSQEVRQVPDVTGPDGGNNTFFGSDSDADSDNYPNFFGTSAAAPHVAGAAALMLSKNPGLQPSEIYSKLEDTAIDMDDPATSGFDDGYDRRTGYGLIQADQALSQVTEETPPTAPTGLTASAGDQEVSLSWDANSENDLAGYNLYRSTSSFTDPTSATQVNGSLLTSTSYTDSGLSNGTTYYYRLTAVDEAGAESTPSGEASATPSATTRPAVSFVRSELDLDEGPDAVWGDYDGDGDLDLFVCCSTLYRNDGRWNFTKVNAGIRDFPAIIDDQVMGSADWGDFNGDGRLDLVIAGYETGTSGTAEIYRNDGDTDGDGTVEFSKVNAGLNDLSRGGDIPKLSPEAGGLKRTTSQWGDYNNDGRLDLIVTGGPTSVYRNDGDGNFTDIDAGVANVSWGSSQWGDYDGDGDLDLVVSGRNEGVHIYKNEGGGQFVDINADVKDYTFGFTKWADYDNDGDLDLAAGGSEGMGIYENEGSDTFQREKPGFGGYFISDEPRYNGSLSWGDYDNDGDLDIVVTGEVRALSGTFTEGESSDISAIYENKGNGEFSYVASVYEYGYGYSSVEWGDYDGDGDQDLLMAGGRTIVVQNGFPEEVRARASRTFNGAATSNDYRLVGLPGAADQPIDRAVDGDFGSAWKAYWDDGSSDDYLIEFDDSDTFDFRKGRGFWLTATQPWTTSESYEALRPNGDRTVSIPLHDGWNIISNPLGASQSWVGIEDATGTELQPIFYFYGSYGRADTMWSASTGQAYYFYNDQNLDSLQIPYPEVPINANKSKFGRRLGVGGMQKKGSPSAEIPSSAETRSDREDALLSLSARSVRTERTSSTVRIGFCDSPKHGDGPKDVIAPPGQFEDTSLRIRASGQPDSSRTRHLMTDWRSGREEEEKSGETFDLVLSTSTDSPVRLEAVNEKAVGNRNVTLLHPASGASYNLQADDKIRIDPQQKQTRLRLAVGSARYVNQKEEEILPSEISLDVYPNPIKETGTVEYTLPEPKNVRLVVYDVLGRQVAVLEKGQQETGRHRVRVGNANLSSGVYFGRLTAGGQTRTQKITVVR from the coding sequence ATGAAAGCAGACGACGCCCGATCCGAGAGTGGGTTCGAAGGAGGAGACGTGAAGGTCGGCGTTCTTTCTGACAGCTACAACCAAAGTGGTGCCTCCAGGACAGCCCAGGACGATATCGACAGTGGTGATCTCCCACCTTCGGGCCGGATCGACATCCTGGACGACACTGAGCCTGGGGACGATGAAGGCCGGGCGATGATGCAAATCATCCATGACATAGCTCCTGGAGCCGACCTTGCTTTCCACACCGCTTCTGGAGGACAAGCAAACTTCGCTCAAGGCATCCGTGACCTGGAAAATGCTGGCAGTTCGGTGATCACCGACGACATCTATTATTTTGCAGAACCGATGTTTCAGGATGGGGTAATTGCCGAGGCGGTCGAGGACGTGAGTAAGGACGGCGTGGCTTACTTCTCAGCGGCGGGCAACAGGGCTCGACAATCTCATACCCAAAGCTTTTCCTCTTCGGGCTCTTCTGGGCCAAACGGGGGGACCCTTCATGACTTCGGAGGTGGAGATACTCGCCAACAGGTTTCGATTCCAACAGGAGAGGAGATCTGGTTTTCATTTCAGTGGGTAGACCCGTATGCCTCGGTCTCCAGCTCAGGGGTGGGTGCAGATACTGATCTCAACATCTATCTTGTAGACCAAGCGGACAGCATAGTAGCCCGAAGCGAAATCGACAATATCGGCGGCGACCCTATCGAGGTGATCACATTTGAAAACGACGGGTCTATTGACGCCGACGGAGACGGCTCAGCCGATACACAGTTCGACCTCCAGATTGAACTGTCTGAGGGTCCAGCGCCAGACCGTATGACTTACATTTACGGGGGAGGGGACCTCTCAATCGACGAGTATCAAAATCCTGGCCCTTCTACCTTTGGCCACTACAACGCGGAAGGCAGCCACAGCGTGGCGGCTGCCGCTTATTTCAACACGCCTGAATTTGGTACGGATCCGCCCCAGGTGAATTCCTTCTCTTCGGAGGGTGGGGTTCCGATCTACTTCGACGACGACGGGAATCGCCTTAGCTCGCAGGAGGTCCGGCAGGTACCGGACGTTACGGGCCCGGACGGAGGGAATAATACTTTCTTTGGGTCCGACAGCGACGCGGATTCAGACAACTACCCGAATTTCTTCGGCACCTCGGCCGCAGCCCCACATGTGGCAGGCGCCGCGGCCCTAATGCTTTCGAAGAATCCCGGTCTTCAACCCAGCGAGATATACTCGAAGTTGGAGGATACGGCCATCGACATGGACGACCCGGCGACCTCTGGCTTCGACGATGGGTACGACCGCCGGACAGGCTACGGTCTTATTCAGGCCGACCAGGCGCTGAGCCAAGTCACCGAAGAGACTCCGCCAACAGCCCCAACCGGATTGACGGCAAGTGCAGGTGATCAGGAGGTGAGTCTCTCTTGGGACGCAAACAGCGAAAATGATCTCGCCGGATATAACCTCTACCGTTCAACTTCTTCGTTTACCGATCCAACAAGCGCCACACAGGTCAACGGATCGCTGCTGACAAGCACCAGCTACACGGACTCAGGCCTGTCCAACGGCACGACATACTACTACCGCCTCACGGCCGTCGATGAGGCTGGAGCAGAAAGCACGCCATCCGGAGAGGCGAGTGCAACACCCAGCGCCACGACCCGGCCTGCGGTGTCGTTCGTCCGGTCGGAGTTAGATTTGGACGAGGGACCCGACGCGGTATGGGGAGACTACGATGGCGACGGGGACCTCGATCTCTTCGTGTGCTGCAGTACCCTCTACCGGAACGATGGCCGATGGAACTTCACGAAAGTCAATGCAGGAATTCGAGACTTTCCAGCAATTATTGACGATCAGGTTATGGGCTCGGCCGATTGGGGAGACTTCAATGGAGACGGTCGCCTGGACCTGGTCATCGCCGGTTACGAAACGGGAACCAGCGGCACCGCGGAGATTTATCGGAATGATGGAGACACTGACGGGGATGGAACCGTCGAGTTCTCTAAGGTGAACGCAGGTCTCAATGACCTCAGTAGGGGCGGGGATATACCGAAACTATCTCCCGAAGCTGGAGGCCTCAAACGCACCACCTCACAGTGGGGGGACTACAACAATGATGGTAGGCTCGACCTGATCGTCACGGGTGGCCCGACAAGTGTGTATCGAAACGATGGGGACGGTAATTTTACGGATATAGACGCTGGGGTAGCAAATGTAAGCTGGGGAAGTTCTCAGTGGGGTGACTATGATGGTGACGGCGATCTAGATCTGGTAGTTTCCGGCCGCAATGAAGGTGTGCACATATATAAGAATGAGGGAGGTGGGCAATTTGTTGACATCAATGCCGATGTGAAAGATTACACTTTCGGTTTTACAAAGTGGGCAGATTACGACAATGACGGTGACCTCGATCTAGCAGCTGGAGGATCCGAAGGGATGGGTATTTACGAGAACGAAGGTAGCGATACGTTTCAGAGAGAAAAACCCGGTTTCGGCGGATACTTCATAAGTGATGAACCAAGGTATAACGGGTCTTTATCTTGGGGAGACTATGATAATGATGGAGACTTGGACATTGTAGTCACTGGTGAGGTTAGGGCTTTAAGTGGAACTTTTACCGAAGGCGAAAGCTCAGATATATCAGCGATATACGAAAATAAGGGTAATGGGGAATTTTCTTATGTGGCTTCAGTTTACGAATATGGGTACGGCTATTCTTCGGTAGAATGGGGAGACTATGATGGGGACGGAGATCAAGATTTACTCATGGCTGGGGGACGCACGATTGTGGTCCAGAACGGCTTTCCGGAGGAGGTTCGCGCGCGAGCCAGCCGAACATTCAACGGCGCCGCGACCTCCAACGACTACCGGCTCGTCGGCCTACCAGGAGCAGCAGATCAACCTATCGATAGAGCCGTCGACGGCGATTTTGGAAGTGCTTGGAAGGCTTACTGGGACGATGGGTCCTCTGACGATTATCTCATCGAATTCGACGACTCGGATACCTTCGATTTTCGAAAGGGCCGGGGATTTTGGCTGACGGCTACTCAGCCCTGGACGACCAGCGAGTCATACGAGGCCTTGCGACCGAACGGCGATCGAACGGTTTCAATTCCGCTTCATGACGGATGGAATATTATCTCTAATCCTCTGGGTGCGTCTCAATCTTGGGTCGGCATTGAAGATGCCACAGGGACCGAACTGCAGCCGATCTTTTACTTCTACGGTAGCTACGGGAGGGCCGATACCATGTGGTCGGCAAGTACGGGTCAGGCCTACTACTTCTACAATGATCAGAATCTCGATTCCCTTCAAATTCCTTACCCCGAGGTGCCAATTAACGCCAACAAATCCAAGTTCGGACGTCGGTTAGGGGTGGGGGGCATGCAGAAGAAGGGATCCCCTTCGGCAGAGATTCCCTCTTCTGCAGAAACGCGCTCCGACCGAGAAGACGCGCTGCTCTCTCTCTCGGCCCGCTCGGTTCGGACGGAACGTACCTCTTCTACAGTTCGGATCGGTTTCTGCGACTCTCCCAAGCATGGAGATGGCCCTAAAGACGTGATTGCTCCTCCTGGCCAGTTCGAGGACACGAGCCTACGGATCCGTGCATCCGGCCAACCAGACTCCTCCCGTACCCGACACTTGATGACGGACTGGCGTTCGGGGCGGGAAGAGGAGGAAAAGAGCGGCGAGACGTTCGACCTTGTGCTTTCCACTAGTACCGACTCGCCAGTCCGATTGGAGGCAGTAAACGAAAAGGCAGTCGGTAACCGCAACGTCACGCTCCTACATCCGGCCTCTGGAGCGTCTTACAACCTACAAGCCGACGACAAAATCCGTATCGATCCTCAGCAGAAGCAAACTCGTCTTCGCCTCGCGGTAGGGAGCGCTCGATACGTCAATCAGAAGGAAGAGGAGATCCTACCCAGCGAGATCTCGCTCGACGTTTACCCGAACCCGATTAAGGAAACCGGGACTGTTGAGTACACCCTTCCTGAGCCGAAAAACGTTCGGCTCGTCGTGTACGATGTCCTCGGGCGTCAAGTAGCGGTACTGGAAAAAGGTCAGCAAGAAACAGGTCGCCATCGTGTGAGAGTAGGTAACGCCAACCTTTCGAGTGGGGTATACTTCGGGCGCCTTACCGCCGGTGGACAAACTCGTACTCAGAAGATTACGGTCGTTCGTTGA
- a CDS encoding ribbon-helix-helix protein, CopG family: MAQLTVRTDNDLKDHLQNLARQERKSTSDVVRSLLRHYVQDRDRGAALRALWERMRQRAEEAGAERRR, from the coding sequence ATGGCCCAGTTGACCGTTCGGACCGACAACGACCTGAAGGACCACCTCCAGAATCTGGCGCGACAAGAGAGAAAAAGCACCAGCGACGTCGTGCGCAGCCTCCTGCGGCACTATGTCCAGGACCGAGATCGGGGCGCGGCTCTTCGAGCCCTCTGGGAGCGGATGCGACAGAGGGCCGAAGAGGCCGGAGCCGAACGAAGGCGTTGA
- a CDS encoding PIN domain-containing protein, translating to MKVLFDTNVFVSSVFGGLPRQVVGLWFDGRITLCLYEPIVTEYQRVLREIGAVSETEERELIEAFASGEGVLYTGDPPSIGGVSPNPDDDNAERVRLLECALELEAERIVSGDSDLLELNSYMGIPILTPKRAFGRTRRSTRRVILRETQIPRDASRPKDECWIRPAKTGQMGQISP from the coding sequence GTGAAAGTCCTATTCGACACGAACGTCTTCGTGTCTTCGGTTTTCGGCGGCCTTCCTCGCCAGGTCGTGGGGCTCTGGTTCGACGGCCGGATTACGCTTTGCCTCTATGAGCCGATTGTAACGGAATACCAGCGGGTCCTCCGAGAGATCGGCGCGGTCAGTGAGACGGAGGAGCGTGAGTTGATCGAAGCCTTCGCGTCGGGGGAAGGCGTCCTGTACACGGGCGATCCGCCGTCCATCGGAGGCGTGAGTCCGAATCCGGACGACGACAATGCCGAACGGGTTCGGCTTCTCGAATGCGCTCTGGAGCTGGAGGCCGAGCGTATTGTCTCCGGCGATTCGGACCTTCTGGAGCTGAATTCCTACATGGGGATTCCGATTCTCACGCCCAAGAGAGCTTTTGGAAGAACTCGGCGAAGCACCCGGCGGGTAATTCTCCGGGAGACGCAAATCCCGAGAGACGCAAGTCGGCCCAAAGACGAGTGTTGGATTCGACCGGCAAAAACCGGCCAAATGGGCCAGATTTCGCCCTAA
- a CDS encoding ribbon-helix-helix protein, CopG family → MKTLTIQLSDETADRLETLADQLGMSLEEVAQVSIDDQLKRLDRGYEEAAEEVLSKNAELYQRLS, encoded by the coding sequence ATGAAAACACTCACGATCCAGCTCTCCGACGAGACCGCCGACCGCCTGGAGACCCTCGCTGACCAACTTGGAATGTCTTTAGAAGAGGTTGCGCAGGTAAGCATTGACGATCAACTCAAACGCTTAGACCGTGGGTACGAGGAAGCCGCAGAAGAGGTGTTGTCGAAGAACGCCGAGCTCTATCAACGCCTTTCGTAA